The genomic segment AATGGCGGGCAACTCATTGACCAACGCCTGGTGCTTGCCGAGGCGCACCACCCCCACCGCGAAAGCAATGGAAGTCATGAGCACCAAACCCTCAGGCACCATGGGCACCAACGCCGCCACCATCGCCAGCAAGGACTCACGCAGGGGATTGCCGGTGCGCACCAGCTGGGTATAGATAGCCAAAAGCCCCGTGGGGATCAACAGCCACGTGATGATCCGCAGGATCTTATCGATGCCGTTTTGCAGCTCGGAATCGGTGAGAGTGAAACGGCCGGCATCACGCACCAGCTTGGTGGCATAGGCCTGCTCACCAATGCCGGTGGCCTGAAACGTGCCGAAACCAGCAGCCACGAAGGAGCCGGAATACAGCGGATCCCCCACGGCCTTTTTCACCGGCTCGGACTCGCCGGTGAGCATGGACTCGTTGATCTCCAGCCCCTCGGAGCTGCGCACCACACCATCGACCACCAGCTGATCACCGGCACCAATATCAATGAGATCATCCAGCACGATATCGTCGCGGGGAATCTCAGCCGTGGCGCCATCGCGGACCACCTTCGGGTTCTCTTCCCCGAGGATTGTCAACTTATCCAGGGTGCGCTTAGCCCGCAGCTCTTGGATGATGCCGATGCTGGAGTTCGCAATAATCAGCAGACCGAAGGCGCCATTGATGAGCGAACCCGTCACCGCCACGATGGCGAAGAGCACCCCGAGGATCGCATTAATGCGAGTAAAGACATTGGAATAAATAATGTCTCGGGTGCGCCTGCCCGTGCGGCGAACAGTCACATTGACCTCGCCGCGCTCGCGGCGCTCGGCCACTTCAGCCGAGGACAGGCCCTCGGCGGGAGTTGTTGCCCGTGTGGTGTCTACCTCCATGAACTCCGTAGTCTACTCCCCTTCCGTGGCCTAACTTAGGTGGCCGCGGTGCGCGGAGGCGGTGCTGATGGGCGCGGCTGCTCGCGCGGTGCCTAGCTAAACTCGCGGGGATCCAGGCCCACGCGGCCGGCGCCGTCTGCCTGATCCATGGCGGTGATGCGATCGAGCTCTTCTTCCGTGAGCTCGAAAGAGAACACGTCGATGTTCTCGCGGATCCGCTCTGGAGTGCGCGACCGAGGAATCACAATGCGATCGTGTTGCAGGCTCCACCGCAGCGCCACCTGGGCGGGCGTTACCCCGTGTTCCTCAGCGATCTCGCCCAGCACCGGGTGGCCAAGGATCTCGCCTTGGCCCAGCGGCGACCAGCACTCGGTAACGATGCCGTGGTGGTGGTGATAGTCCACCAGCTGCTGTTGCGACAGGCCAGGGTGCAGCTCGATCTGGTTGATGGCGGGCGTAATGCCCGTATCGGCGATGATGCTATCGAGGGTCTCCTCGTAGAAATTGCACACGCCCACGGTTTGCACCCGCCCCAAGCCTTGGAGTTGGGCAATGGCCTCAAAGGTTGATTGATAGGTGCCCTTATCGGCGCAGGGCCAATGCACCATGTACATATCGAGATAGTCCAACCCGAGGCGAGTGAGACTCTGGTTGAAGGCCTCGCCTGTTTCCTCGAAGCCTTGCTGGTTATTCCAGACTTTCGACACCACAAAGATCTCGTCACGATCCACATCACCCGCGGCAATAGCCGCCCGCAGCGCCGCGCCTACCGCCTCCTCGTTTTTGTAGATCGCCGCACAGTCGAAGTGCCGGTAACCGGCGTCGATAGCGGTGCGGATCACTGTTTCGCAGTCGGCGGGATCAATCTTCCACAATCCCAAACCAAGCTGCGGGATGGGCGTGGAATCGTTCAGGGTGATGCTGGGAACAAAGCTAGACATATATCCCATTGTGCCCCCGCCCGGCGCGCGGGGCCACCACCACAGTCACACCCCGACCGCGATCGTGACCCAGACCAAGAGTTAGAGTGAGGCACCGATAACTATCTCTGCGCAACCCGCTGTGCAGAAGTGTGAAAGACAACCAGAAGAAAGAACACACGCTATGCACGAGAACACACTCCACATAGATGGATTGTCGAAGCGCTACGGCGATACCGTGGCGCTGGACTCAATGAGCTTCTCTGTCGCTCCTGGCGAAATCTACGGCTTTGTCGGATCTAATGGCGCCGGCAAAACCACCACGATGCGCATTGCCCTAGGCGTGCTCCAAGCCGACTCCGGCGAGGTGCGGGTGGGCTCACGCATTGTCGATGATGCCTTGCGCCGCAGCTTTGGTTACATGCCCGAGGAGCGCGGCTTGTATCCCAAGCAGAAGGTGGCCGAACAGCTGAACTACTTCGCACAGCTTCACGGGTTAGATGCAGCTACCGCCCGCCGCAATACCGCCGAGTTGCTCGAGCGTCTCGGGCTTAGCGATCGCGCCAAAGACAAACTCCAAGAGTTGTCTCTGGGTAATCAGCAACGGGTGCAGCTCGCCGCCGCGCTGGTGTTCGATCCGCAGGTACTCATTCTGGACGAGCCCTTCAGCGGCCTCGATCCGGTAGCAGTGGAGGTCATGGCGGAATCGCTGCGGGAGCGCGCCGAGCGCGGGATTCCCGTTGTGTTCTCCTCCCACCAGCTGGATCTGGTGCAGCGACTGTGTGACCGCGTGGGCATCGTCAAGTCTGGACGCATGGTAGCGGAGGGCAGCGTCGACGAGCTGCGCCGTTCCGGCCCGGTGCTCTACGAAATCACTACTCCAGCAACCAGCGATTGGTGGGAACCGCTGGAAGGTGTGGATCTAGTGGAACGCCACGGCGACACCGTGGTGCTGTCTATCGGCGACGCACCCGCCGAGGGATACGATGATCAGCCGCTGCTGAAAGCCGCACTCGCTGCCGGCCCCGTGCATCACTTCGGCCGTCGTCTCCCCTCCCTCACCGAGCTCTTCCAGGAGGTTGTCTCGCAATGAGTTCCTATTCTTCTTTGTCCACGATCCGGCTCGTCATGCGGCGAGAGGCCACGAAGCTATTGAAAGCAAAAAGCCTGTGGGTCACCCTTGGCTTGATGCTGGTGCTCTCGCTCGTCGGCGGTTTGGTGGGATACTTCACCTCCGATGATGATCAGGACAGCACCACCGAAACCCCCGTGGTGGCGGTGGTTGGCGAGGATCCCAGTATTCCCGATCGCGCCAGCGCAGAAGAGGCCTTGCGGACCGCGGCCGATGACCCAGACGCTGCGCGTCTTGATGCTGTGGTCGTGCCCTCTGATTCCGGTGCGGAGTTGCTCTACACCGGCGATGAGCCCGTTGGACTGCTGCAACAGCTCAACGATGTCCGGGCCGAGGAATTTCTCCGCTCCCAGGGCGTTGATCCGATGGATCTCGCCGCTACTCAGCTCACTGCCGTGCAGGTGAGTGGAACCGACTCGGGATTCTTCGGTGATCCCGATACCCTTGGTACCCGCGTGGTTGCACTCGCCGGAGTGTTCTTACTCGTGCTCATCATCTTGATGTTTGCGGCTATGATCGGCTCCGCCGTGATGGAGGAAAAGAGCTCTCGAGTCATCGAAATCATCGTGGCCACGATCCGCCCGCTGGACTTTTTGTGGGGCAAGGTCACAGGCATTGGGTTGGTGGCCTTCGGCATGGCCACGGTGCTGTTTTCTGCCGCTATCGGTGCAGCGTGGTTCTCCGGTATTGCAGACGATTTGTCCTTCGATGTCACGATCATTCCCGCGTTGATCGCCTTCTTCATCCTCGGCTTCATCTTCTTCGGCATGCTCTATGCAGCGGCAGGCTCACTGGTGTCGAGCATGGAGGATTACCAATCGGCCCAGCTTCCCGTGCTGATGCTTGCCCTGGCCATGACCTACACCCCGATTTTTGGCTTCGCCAAAATCGACAGCACATTCATGCAGGTGGCGGCATGGATTCCTCCGTTCTCGGTAGGTGTGGCCCCGCTGCAATACGCCGCTGGCTCATTTTCTTGGGTGCAGCTGCTCGGCAGCCTGCTCGTCCTCATCCTGACCACCCTCGCCGTCAGTTGGCTCACGGCCCGGATTTATCGCAATTCTGTGCTCAGCTCGGGCGCCGCGATCTCTTGGCTCAGTGCGTTGAAGAACCTGCGCTCGACCTAGCCATACCAAAGCGCTGGGCTCGCTCCTCTGAATTATCTAGCTCCGCCGGTTTTAGGTGCATCACCGCACCTAGGGCCGGCTTTGTTGGTGGATAGCCCCATCCGCGGCAGGGATCATGGCACGCAACACCTGAATAGTTTTTATGTAAGCTCGCTCACATCTGGCCTTCTCTGGCTGGGTACCGATGTCCCCGAGTACCGCATGATCGGAGCAACTCATGACACAGCCCGCATCCCCTACCCAGATCAATCCGGACGCCCACCCCGACGTGCGCGACTGGCTGGACAGGCTCGAGCGCCTCGCCCGCGAACCCCAGCCCGACACCGATGCCGTGTGCGAGGTCTTTGAACCCGGCGGCTATTGGCGCGATCTCACATCCATCACGTGGAATATCCATACCGCCGAGGGGGCGGACGCCATTGCTGAGATGCTCGCCGCCACCGACGCCACCATGGACAATCTCACCCTCACCGGCGTTGTTGAGGAAAGCCCAGAGGTCACGCGAGTCCACTTCAGCTGCGACACACCGCATATGCACACCACCTGTATCGCTCGTCTGCGTCACGGGCGGGCCTGGATGCTGCTCAGCAGCGCCCGGGAACTACGGGCGTTCCCCGAGCCGCGCGGCCGACGCCGCCCCTTGGGAGCAGAGCACACCGTGCGCAAGGGCGCCGAGAACTGGGCGGATCGACGCGCCGCCCGCCAAGCCGCGCTGGGGGTGAGCGAGCAACCCTATGTGCTCATCATCGGTGGCGGCCAGGGCGGCATCGCCTTAGCTGCTCGACTCAAGCGACAGGGTGTGCCCACCCTGGTGATCGACAAAGCTCAGCGCCCGGGCGATCAGTGGCGGGGCCGCTATCACTCGCTGTGTTTGCACGATCCCGTGTGGTACGACCACCTGCCCTATCTCCCCTTCCCCGATGACTGGCCGGTATTTACTCCCAAGGACAAGATGGGAGACTGGTTGGAGCACTATGTGGGCATCATGGATCTGGACTATTGGACCCACACCGAGTGCCTCAATGCAGAGTTCGACGAGGACACCCACACCTGGTCGGTGACAGTGCGGCGCGCGGTTGCCGGCAGCGACGGCTCCCGCGACCACAGCCAAGAGTTCGTGCTGCACCCCACTCAGCTGGTGCTGGCTACCGGCATGTCGGGTGTGCCCAACCGGCCGCATCTTCCAGGCCAAGAGAACTTCCGCGGCGAGATTCGCCACTCCTCTGAGCATCCCGGCGGCGCCGCTGATCGCGGCAAGAATGTGGTGGTGCTAGGTGCTAATAACTCCGCCCACGATATCGCTGCGGATCTCTATGCCAACGACGCTCACCCAGTGATGATCCAGCGCTCCTCCACCCACATCGTGCAGTCCGATACACTCATGCGCCACGTCTTCGGTCCGCTCTACTCCGAGGATGCTCTCGACGCGGGGATAAGCACCGATGATGCCGATCTGCTCTTCGCCTCGTGGCCCTACAAGGAACTGCCGGCTGTGCAGAAGGAGATCTTCGATACCATCCGCGAAGAAGACGCACAGTTCTACACCGATTTGGACAAGGCGGGCTTTGCGCTGGACTTCGGCGACGATGGCTCTGGGCTCTTCTTGAAGTATCTGCGCCGCGGCTCTGGCTATTACATCAATGTCGGCGCCAGTGAGCTCGTTATCGATGGCTCTATCCCCGTGCACTCGAATGTGAGCATCGCCGAGGTCCGCGCGGAGTCCGTGGTGCTCACCGACGGCACCGAGCTGCCCGCCGATGTGATCATTTTGGCCACCGGCTATGGCTCGATGAACGGCTGGGCAGAGATGCTCATCTCGCCTGAAGTGGCCGCCACCGTGGGACGGTGCTGGGGCTTGGGCTCCGATACCCGCAAGGATCCCGGCCCTTGGGAGGGAGAATTGCGCAATATGTGGAAGCCCACTCAGGTGCCGCAGCTGTGGTTCCACGGCGGCAATCTGCACCAGTCCCGGCACTATTCCCGGTATCTCGCACTGCAGCTCAAAGCCCGCTACGAGGGCATGGACACCCCGGTGTATGCCCTTGCTCCTGTGCACCACTCCTCCTGATCGCTCCCACACCCACACGTGGGTGTAACCCGGCAGGTCAGCGGCACAACTTTCTCCTATTTCCACCGCAAGGAGGGGTGCGCCCCGATATGCTCAGCCAGTATGGGACACACGAGCGCACAGCAGCTGATTGATGAAGTACTCGATCCCGATTCTTTCCAGAATTGGGGTAGCACACCGAACTATGGCGACATCGACGAGGCCTATCAGGCCTCGCTGGCACAAGCGCGTGAGAAGTCCGGGGTGGACGAGGCCGTGATCATCGGTGAAGGCACTGTCGCCGGCCACCGAGTGGCCTGCGTTCTCGGCGAGTTTCGTTTTCTCGGCGGCTCGATTGGCGCCGCCACCGCCCGCCGCATTATTGACGGCATTCACCGCGCCACCGCCGAAGAGCTGCCGCTGCTGATCTCCCCTTCCTCCGGCGGCACCCGCATGCAAGAAGGCACCCCGGCGTTTTCCCTCATGGTCTCGATCACCACGGCGGTGTATCGCCACAAGGACAAGCACCTGCCCTTTTTGGTGTATCTACGCAATCCCACCACGGGCGGGGTGATGGCCTCGTGGGGCTCAGCCGGAAACCTCACCTTCGCCGAACCCGGCGCGCTGCTCGGTTTCCTCGGCCCCCGCGTGGTGGAGCTGACCACGGGCAAGCCCATGCCACCTGGGGTGCAGACGGGGGAAAATTTGGCCACCCACGGCGTGATCGATGGGGTGATCAACCCAGCAGAGCTGCGTAACAGCGTGATCAAGCTGGTGACCACCCTGACCCCCGATCCACACCCGCAGGCCCCAGCACGTCCGAGCTATCTCATCACCGCCGAGCAGGGCTATGAGCCTGAGACCTCGGCATGGGATTCGATTGTGGCTACCCGCCGCAGCGGGCGCCCAGGCCTGCGGGATGTACTCGCGGCGCTGTCTGAGAGTTATATCGAGCTCAATGGCACCGGCGATGGCCGCCATTCCCCCGCGGTACAGGTGGGTATCGCCAGCCTTGGCGGCCGGCCCGTGGTGATCATGGGCCAGGATCGGCATGCCCAGCCTCCGCACGCTGTCAGCGAACTCGGGCCCGCGGCGCTGCGTTTTGCCCGCCGTGGCATCCAATTGGCGCACGAGCTTAATATTCCATTGATTTCTTTCATCGATACCCCTGGGGCGGAGCTATCCCGCGAGGCGGAAGAGGCCGGGATGGCCGGCTCGATCTCGCGGACGTTGAATGAGTTAGTGAGCGTGGACGTGCCCACGGTATCGGTGATCTTGGGGCAAGGCTGTGGCGGCGGGGCACTGGCGATGCTTCCCTCTGATGCGGTGATCAGCGCCGAGCATGGCTGGCTATCTCCCCTACCACCGGAGGGAGCCTCGGCAATCATTCACCGCGATGTGCACCACGCCGCAGAGATGATGGATGCACAGGACGTGAGCGCGGTGTGCCTGATGAATGCCGGCATTGTCTCCGGCATCGTTCCTGAAGGACCAGACGGCACCCTAGGCGATGCCGCCGATAATCCCGAGGAGTTTGTCGCCCGCATCCTCGAGAGTGTGGATTACACCTTGTGGAACCTCGAACACAACGTGAAGCTCGTGGGCCGCGAACACCGCTTCCAGGGCTATGAGCGTTTGGCGGAAATGCAGCCCTGATACAACAGCGCACACGCCGCGAAAAGCCTTTGCGCGTGCTGCTTTCGACAAGCAGGAGCGGGGCGTAGTTCGCGGCGTGTGCGCGTATCGGCGCCGTGGCGCCGAGGTGGTGTGTGTCTTAGCCGACCGAGAGAAGGTCAATGACAAACACCAGGGTGCGGCCGGAGAGCGGGTGGCCGCCACCGGCGGGGCCATAGGCGGCCTCCGGCGGGATGGTGAGCTGGCGACGTCCGCCCACCTTCATCCCGGGGATGCCCTCCTGCCAGCCGGCGATGAGGCCGGACAGCGGGAATTCGATAGCCTGGCCACGATCCCACGAGGAGTCGAACTCCTCACCGGTCTCGAAATCGACGCCCACGTAGTGAACCTCCACCAGGCCGCCCGGCTGAGCCTCATCGCCGTCGCCGACCACGAGGTCTTCGATCACGATGTCCTCAGGTGCAGGCCCCTGTTGAACGTCAATCTGTGGCTTGTCCATGAATTCACTCCTGTTAGATATGTATGTGCACTCGCGCCCGAGACGCACACCTGCCGCACCGTGGTGGTTGCAGACAGGGCGAGGAGCCAGAATCCGTTCCGCCGCCACCACGACACCGTGGCCGAGGCGTGATCCTGTGCTCGCTTGCCGCCTACCGTGAGCGCGTTCCGCTCTCAGTTGGTGGCGCCCCTCTCGGGCTGGGTTACCCGCATAGTGTACCTAAGAAAGAACTCAACCCCGAATAATTCCGCGCCGCGGATACCCGCTTTCGTGGCCTCAAGGCTTGAAAAAACAACCGCCACCCTGCATGACACAGGATGGCGGTGAGATGTGCCCGTTGGCACTATGATCTGTGGTTTTTAGCCACGCTCGGAGCGGGGAACGAACTCGCGCAGCGGCTGGCCGGTGTAGACCTGACGCGGGCGGTAAATCTTGGAACCCGGGTTCTCCACGAGCTCGCGGTACTGGGCGATCCAGCCGGGCAGACGGCCCATGGCGAACAGCACGGTGAAGAAGTCGGTCGGGAAGCCCATGGCGCGGTAGATCAGGCCGGTGTAGAAGTCCACGTTCGGGTAGAGCTTGCGGGAGATGAAGTAGTCGTCGTTGAGGGCGATCTGCTCCAGCTCCATGGCCAACTCGAGTGCCTCGTCGCCGCCGGTCTTCTCCAACACCTCGTGGGCGGTGTCCTTGATGATCGCGGCGCGCGGGTCGTAGTTCTTGTACACGCGGTGGCCGAAGCCCATCAGGCGCACGCCCTTTTCCTTGTTCTTCACGCGGTTCATGAAGTCGGTGGCGTCGCCGCCGTTGTTCTCCTTGATGTCATCGAGCATCTCGAGAACAGCCTGGTTAGCGCCGCCGTGCAGCGGGCCGGAGAGGGCGTTGATACCGGCGGCCACAGACACGAACATGTTGGACTGTGCGGAGGCCACCATGCGGACGGTGGAGGTGGAGCAGTTCTGCTCGTGATCAGCGTGCAGAATGAGCAGCTGATCCAGGGCCTTCACCATGAGCGGATCGATCTCGTAGGGCTCGGTGGGGAAGCCGAACATCATGCGCAAGAAGTTTGCGCGGGCGTTGAGGGAGTTATCCGGGTACATGTAGGGCTGGCCGTGGCGGGCGCGGTGCGCATAGGCCGCCAGCATCGGCACCTTCGCCATCAGGCGGACGGTGGCCTTGTCCAGGTGCTCCTCGTTAAGCGGGTCCAGCTCATCCTGGTAGTAGGTGGAGAGGATATTAAGGGAGGAGGCCAGCACCGCCATCGGGTGGGCGTTGCGGGGGAAGACGTTGAACTGCGCCTTGAAGTCCTCATCCAGCAGGGTGTGGTGACGAATATCGTCATTGAACTTGGCCAGCTGCTCCCGGGTGGGCAGCTCGCCGTGAATCAGCAGGTAGGACACCTCGTTGAAGGTGGCCTTCGCGGCCAGATCCTCGATGGCGTAACCGCGGTAGCGCAGAATACCCTCGGCACCATCGATGAAGGTGATGTCAGAAGCGGTGGAACCGGTAGACACATAGCCCGGGTCGTAGGTAACCAGGCCGGTCTCCTGCAGCATCTTGCCGAGGGCAACACCGTCATTACCTTCGGTGGCCTTGATGATGTCCATCTCGAATTCACCACCGGGGTAGTGAAGTACGGCCTTGTCCTTGTTATCTGTAGCCACAGTATCCCTTTCAATGAAGTTGACATATCGTGTCGGCCGCGATCGATCGTAGGTGGAGGCTCTTTCACGTCGATGTGTGGAAAGAGTGCCGTGCGGATTTCCGCTTGGGCGGACCATGGTGGCGATACCTGATATAAGAAGGCATCGTTCGCCCGAGCATGAGACCTTATCCACCTCGACGCGTGAGCTTTGCAACCCGCGGCCGACAGTGTTCCTGTACGTCACACTATACGTTTTTGACTGCATGCGTGCCGGCGCCCGCCCACCCCGTGCACACCCGCCCTACCTCCGCTTAGGGGGCAGGCACGGGAGATCGTGGGATGCTGACCCACACGATCACAGATCCGAGATGGACGCGCACGTCTCTCCGCCGCTCACGCCGCTTCACGGCCAAGCCCTTGACACTAAAGAGCACCAAAAGCACCGCTGAGAGGGCAGATTTCCGAGCCATGGGCACTGCGCATTCAGGCCCGTCTCACAGAGAATGTGTTCGCGTCACACATGTCCGATGCTGAGGATATTGCCGCTGATCAGCGGCCCTATCTAGCATCGACGGCAACAGTCTACCAGCCCCTGTGACGCGGACAACAAATCCCTCACAGCTCATGCTCAGCTGCTGCAAAGGTTGCCCTTTGCAGCACTGGGAAGATGCCCCTGCCAGGCCCACTCTCCTCGCCCCTATCGGCGCCCTTTTTACCCCTCACATACTCCCCCTGCCCTTACCCCCGCCCAGCGTGATCCGGTGGCCCCATCGAGCAACAGCCGGTGCCGCTGATGCCTGAGACTGGCGGCCGCATCAACCCCATGGTGCGGGTGTCTGCACACCACCCCCTTTTGTGAAAGCAGCGCCCACCACCGCGGGCGGTTGATTAGTCTAAACAGTCACAGCGCGCCAAGCGCTGCACTTGTATGGCTTCTTGTGCCTGAAAGATGCCCGTGTCCTCTGTTGTATAAGGATCCACATAGATATGTCTGAGGCTTGTCCTACTATCCCCGCTGAGATGATCCCCGCCGATGGCCGATTCGGCTGTGGCCCGTCCAAGGTGCGCCCGGAGCAGCTGCAGGCGATTGTCGACGGCGGCAGCAGTATCGTTGGCACCTCCCACCGCCAGCCTGGCGTGAAGGATGTGGTGGGTGATGTTCGCGCCGGCTTGGCCGAGCTGTTCTCCCTGCCCGAGGGCTATGAGATCGTGCTGTCTCTGGGCGGCGCCACCGCCTTTTGGGATGCCGCTACCTTTGGCCTGATTGAGCAGCGTTCTGGCCACTTCACCTGCGGCGAGTTCTCGGGCAAGTTCGCCACCGCCGCCGCCAAGGCGCCGTGGCTGGAGGCCCCCGAGGTCGTGGATGCCGAGCCGGGAAGCACCCCCGAGGTGCGCCCGCTGGACGGGGTGGATGTGCTGGCCTGGGCCCACAACGAGACGTCCACCGGCGCCATGATGCCGGTAACCCGGCCGGACACCGATGCGCTGATCGCGATCGACGCCACCTCCGGCGCCGGCGGCCTGCCGGTGGATATGGCCGAGGCCGATGTGTACTACTTCTCCCCGCAGAAGTGCTTCGCCTCCGATGGCGGATTGTGGTTGGCCGCCATGAGCCCCCGCGCGCTGGAGCGGATCGAAAAGATCAACGCCTCTGATCGCTTCATCCCAGCGTTTTTGAATCTGCAAACCGCGGTGACTAATTCGCGCAAAAACCAGACCTATAACACCCCGGCCGTGGCGAGCCTGCTGATGCTGCGCGATCAGGTGCAGTGGATGAACGAGCAGGGCGGTCTGGATGCCATGGTGGAGCGCACCACTGCCAACTCGCGAATCCTTTATGAATGGGCACTCGCCCGCCCCGAGGCCACCCCGTATGTGGCTGATGCGGAGAAGCGTTCGCTGGTGGTCGGCACCATCGACTTCGACGAGAGTGTGGATGCCGCCCAGCTGGCCCGAACCCTGCGCGCCAATAGCATCGTGGACGTCGAGCCCTACCGCAAGCTGGGGCGCAATCAGCTGCGCATCGGCATGTTCCCGGCCATTGACTCGGCCGATATACAGCTGCTCACCTCGGCCATCGATTATGTTCTCGATGCCCGCTGACGGTTCAACTAATCCCCTCTAGCAGCGGATAAAGCAGCTAAACACGCGCACGTGAGTGATCCACCACGTGCGCGTTTTCCATTAAGGTTAGACGTGTTAGTTTGTCCCGACCGATGCAGGGAGCGTGCATGCGCGAGCTAGAACTCAACGCAGCGGAGTCCACGAGGAACTCGCTCGTTTTTCACCTCGACGAGGAACAGGTGTTCTTGGCTGTCAGCGACGAGCTGCGCACGCAGCTTATCGACGCCCTCTCCGCGGACGCGCCCCCACCAGCCGCTCCCGCCCCCGCCCCGGTGGCGGAGCCTGCCGAGGAGTCGGCGTCGACAAGCGTTGATCCCCGCCTGACCACCCCGCTGCGCATGCGCCCGCGGGAAATCCAGGAGCGGGTGCGTGCCGGTGCTACTGTGGCGCAACTGGCCGAGGAAAATGATGTCACCGAATCCAGGATCGAGCCCTATGCCCATCCGGTGCTGCTGGAGCGGGCCCGGATCGCGGAGATGTCGAAGCAGGCGCATCCGGTGCGCGACGACGGGCCGGCAAAGCTGACCCTGTGGGAGGTGCTGGCTACCGCCTTCGCCGCGCGCGGTCATACCGTCAGCGACGCGGTGTGGGATGCCTACCGTGATCCCTCGGGGCAGTGGATCATCACGATCACATGGACGGTGGGCCGAAGCACAAACGTGGCCGAGTACTCCTATCTCAACCACCTGACTTCCTCGCCCACAGCGGTGGCTCGTAACCAGCTCGCCTCCGAGCTGATCAATCCGGGCTTCTCCCAGCAGTCGCGCTCGCTGAGCTCAGTAAGCGAGACCGAGGAGGAAGACGCGGATTTTGATGATCCGGCCGACTTCGCCGACGCCGAAGAACTGCGCGCCCCTGAGCGCCCCCGCGACGGCGAGGATGAGGACTTTTTGCAGCACCCACCCGAGGGTAAGGCGCCGAAGCGGCGCCGGCGCAAGGCGACCACGCCACATTGGGAAGACGTCCTCTTGGGCGTGCGCTCGAACACGAAACGACCAAGGAGCTAAGGCGCGATGGAGCGGCCCGCAGTAGTGACGTTTTTCTTCGTCAACATCGATAACCCGGCTGATGTCATCGCCACCGAGCCCCGCGCGAATCGCGGCTTCGGCCGCAAATACCTCGCCCAGTTGGACCCGCGCTGGCCTATCACCCCCATCGGGCAGTTTTCTCTCAACCGCTCCACGGGTGTCTCCGAGCACGAGTTTTATATCGCGGGCTTTCCCGGGCTATCGCTGGTGCAAACCTATATCCCCGATATTCGCAAGATCTCCGAGATCGATCCGGCGCTGCGTTCTTCGCTTCCCGCCCGCGATCTGTACGTGACCGCCTATAACCACGAGCGCGGCTACGGCGCTTTCGCCCACTGGCAGGGCGATACCCTGCTGCGGGCCTTCGCCGCCCGGCGCGACCGAGTGTATGAGGACGAGGGTATTCCGCAGCATTTCGAACTGCCCTTCTGGGCGGGTGAGCGCAGCGATAGCGTCGGCGGTATCGCCTTGCCTTTCGAGCCGATCGATCTCGTGACCGAAGCCACCAAACAGTGGGTGGGCATGTATGAGGGCGGGCCCGATGTCAACGTGGTGGGCTATGCCACCGATGGCCGGCCCGAGCCGAAGGTGGAA from the Corynebacterium ciconiae DSM 44920 genome contains:
- a CDS encoding aldo/keto reductase, with the protein product MSSFVPSITLNDSTPIPQLGLGLWKIDPADCETVIRTAIDAGYRHFDCAAIYKNEEAVGAALRAAIAAGDVDRDEIFVVSKVWNNQQGFEETGEAFNQSLTRLGLDYLDMYMVHWPCADKGTYQSTFEAIAQLQGLGRVQTVGVCNFYEETLDSIIADTGITPAINQIELHPGLSQQQLVDYHHHHGIVTECWSPLGQGEILGHPVLGEIAEEHGVTPAQVALRWSLQHDRIVIPRSRTPERIRENIDVFSFELTEEELDRITAMDQADGAGRVGLDPREFS
- a CDS encoding ABC transporter ATP-binding protein — protein: MHENTLHIDGLSKRYGDTVALDSMSFSVAPGEIYGFVGSNGAGKTTTMRIALGVLQADSGEVRVGSRIVDDALRRSFGYMPEERGLYPKQKVAEQLNYFAQLHGLDAATARRNTAELLERLGLSDRAKDKLQELSLGNQQRVQLAAALVFDPQVLILDEPFSGLDPVAVEVMAESLRERAERGIPVVFSSHQLDLVQRLCDRVGIVKSGRMVAEGSVDELRRSGPVLYEITTPATSDWWEPLEGVDLVERHGDTVVLSIGDAPAEGYDDQPLLKAALAAGPVHHFGRRLPSLTELFQEVVSQ
- a CDS encoding ABC transporter permease, with amino-acid sequence MSSYSSLSTIRLVMRREATKLLKAKSLWVTLGLMLVLSLVGGLVGYFTSDDDQDSTTETPVVAVVGEDPSIPDRASAEEALRTAADDPDAARLDAVVVPSDSGAELLYTGDEPVGLLQQLNDVRAEEFLRSQGVDPMDLAATQLTAVQVSGTDSGFFGDPDTLGTRVVALAGVFLLVLIILMFAAMIGSAVMEEKSSRVIEIIVATIRPLDFLWGKVTGIGLVAFGMATVLFSAAIGAAWFSGIADDLSFDVTIIPALIAFFILGFIFFGMLYAAAGSLVSSMEDYQSAQLPVLMLALAMTYTPIFGFAKIDSTFMQVAAWIPPFSVGVAPLQYAAGSFSWVQLLGSLLVLILTTLAVSWLTARIYRNSVLSSGAAISWLSALKNLRST
- a CDS encoding flavin-containing monooxygenase; the protein is MTQPASPTQINPDAHPDVRDWLDRLERLAREPQPDTDAVCEVFEPGGYWRDLTSITWNIHTAEGADAIAEMLAATDATMDNLTLTGVVEESPEVTRVHFSCDTPHMHTTCIARLRHGRAWMLLSSARELRAFPEPRGRRRPLGAEHTVRKGAENWADRRAARQAALGVSEQPYVLIIGGGQGGIALAARLKRQGVPTLVIDKAQRPGDQWRGRYHSLCLHDPVWYDHLPYLPFPDDWPVFTPKDKMGDWLEHYVGIMDLDYWTHTECLNAEFDEDTHTWSVTVRRAVAGSDGSRDHSQEFVLHPTQLVLATGMSGVPNRPHLPGQENFRGEIRHSSEHPGGAADRGKNVVVLGANNSAHDIAADLYANDAHPVMIQRSSTHIVQSDTLMRHVFGPLYSEDALDAGISTDDADLLFASWPYKELPAVQKEIFDTIREEDAQFYTDLDKAGFALDFGDDGSGLFLKYLRRGSGYYINVGASELVIDGSIPVHSNVSIAEVRAESVVLTDGTELPADVIILATGYGSMNGWAEMLISPEVAATVGRCWGLGSDTRKDPGPWEGELRNMWKPTQVPQLWFHGGNLHQSRHYSRYLALQLKARYEGMDTPVYALAPVHHSS
- a CDS encoding carboxyl transferase domain-containing protein; translated protein: MGHTSAQQLIDEVLDPDSFQNWGSTPNYGDIDEAYQASLAQAREKSGVDEAVIIGEGTVAGHRVACVLGEFRFLGGSIGAATARRIIDGIHRATAEELPLLISPSSGGTRMQEGTPAFSLMVSITTAVYRHKDKHLPFLVYLRNPTTGGVMASWGSAGNLTFAEPGALLGFLGPRVVELTTGKPMPPGVQTGENLATHGVIDGVINPAELRNSVIKLVTTLTPDPHPQAPARPSYLITAEQGYEPETSAWDSIVATRRSGRPGLRDVLAALSESYIELNGTGDGRHSPAVQVGIASLGGRPVVIMGQDRHAQPPHAVSELGPAALRFARRGIQLAHELNIPLISFIDTPGAELSREAEEAGMAGSISRTLNELVSVDVPTVSVILGQGCGGGALAMLPSDAVISAEHGWLSPLPPEGASAIIHRDVHHAAEMMDAQDVSAVCLMNAGIVSGIVPEGPDGTLGDAADNPEEFVARILESVDYTLWNLEHNVKLVGREHRFQGYERLAEMQP